The following proteins are co-located in the Paludibaculum fermentans genome:
- a CDS encoding bifunctional heptose 7-phosphate kinase/heptose 1-phosphate adenyltransferase, producing MSPADILQALSGLSALVVGDVCLDRWCRYDPALSDPSRETGIPRIAVISRETTPGAAGTVASNLKALGVGRVSILGVRGDDGNGYELMQALARRDIDASAVLQAAELPTFTYTKLINDTNSVEDRPRVDFVYTGDIPPAVESAVVQRLNQLAPEFDVIIVSDQAETESGGLVTAKVREALTAIAATDPAKIIWVDSRRRGALYRKVLVKLNEQEAEESCLAYFGQLDYQALRQRIGHSTLIVTQGPKGAVIVGEGSTQTIQTRPVEHPVDICGAGDSFNAGASVALALTRDPAKAVEFGNLVASITIMKPGTGTASPEEVLAASAALQK from the coding sequence ATGAGCCCCGCTGACATACTTCAAGCTCTGTCCGGTCTGTCCGCCCTCGTCGTGGGCGATGTTTGCCTTGATCGCTGGTGCCGCTACGACCCCGCTCTGTCCGATCCTTCCCGTGAAACCGGCATTCCCCGCATCGCTGTCATCTCCCGCGAAACCACGCCCGGCGCCGCCGGCACGGTTGCCTCGAATCTCAAGGCTCTGGGCGTGGGCCGCGTGTCGATCCTCGGCGTTCGCGGGGATGACGGCAATGGCTACGAACTCATGCAGGCGCTGGCCCGCCGCGACATCGATGCCTCCGCCGTCCTGCAGGCCGCCGAACTGCCCACGTTCACCTACACCAAGCTCATCAACGACACCAACTCCGTCGAGGATCGGCCCCGCGTCGATTTCGTCTACACCGGCGACATCCCGCCGGCTGTGGAATCGGCGGTGGTGCAGAGGCTCAACCAGCTCGCGCCCGAATTCGACGTGATCATCGTTTCGGACCAGGCGGAAACCGAGTCCGGCGGGCTGGTCACCGCCAAGGTGCGGGAAGCCCTCACCGCCATCGCCGCAACAGACCCGGCCAAGATCATCTGGGTCGACTCGCGCCGCCGCGGCGCGCTCTATCGCAAGGTCCTCGTCAAGCTGAATGAGCAGGAGGCCGAGGAGTCGTGCCTCGCCTACTTCGGCCAACTGGACTACCAGGCCTTGCGGCAGCGCATCGGCCACTCCACGCTCATCGTCACCCAGGGTCCCAAGGGCGCCGTCATTGTCGGCGAGGGATCCACGCAAACCATCCAAACCCGTCCTGTCGAGCATCCAGTGGATATCTGTGGAGCGGGCGACAGTTTCAATGCCGGCGCCTCCGTGGCTCTGGCTCTTACGCGCGACCCCGCCAAGGCAGTCGAATTCGGCAACCTGGTCGCGTCCATCACGATTATGAAACCCGGCACCGGGACCGCGTCGCCGGAAGAAGTTCTGGCCGCCTCGGCGGCTCTACAGAAATAG
- a CDS encoding SDR family NAD(P)-dependent oxidoreductase, with product MGNPLEGKFALVTGASKGVGKGIALELARQGCAVAVNYNSDEAGAQATVEEATAIGATAFAIKANVGLKTEIDAMFDKVFERFPKLDVHVNNAGVQTWKPLLELTEAEWDRVLAVNLKGCFLCTQRAALNMKETGGGSIINIGSGCNKWAFPNLVDYTASKGGIEQFTKVAAVELGKYKIRVNCVAPGAIEIERTKHEAGDYGATWSKLTPLARVGLPVDIGHTVAYLASSHADFVTGQTIWVDGGLFTRPAWPYE from the coding sequence ATGGGCAACCCACTGGAAGGCAAATTCGCGCTGGTCACCGGAGCCAGCAAAGGCGTCGGCAAAGGCATCGCACTGGAATTGGCGCGGCAGGGCTGCGCGGTCGCCGTCAACTACAACAGCGACGAGGCAGGCGCCCAGGCCACGGTCGAAGAGGCCACTGCAATCGGCGCCACTGCCTTCGCCATCAAGGCCAATGTCGGCCTCAAAACCGAGATCGATGCCATGTTCGACAAGGTCTTTGAACGGTTCCCCAAACTCGATGTTCATGTGAACAACGCAGGCGTTCAAACCTGGAAACCATTGCTGGAATTGACCGAAGCCGAGTGGGATCGCGTGCTGGCCGTGAATTTGAAGGGCTGTTTCCTGTGTACACAGCGCGCCGCGCTCAACATGAAGGAGACCGGCGGCGGCTCGATCATCAACATCGGTTCCGGCTGTAACAAGTGGGCCTTCCCCAACCTGGTGGACTACACCGCCAGCAAGGGCGGCATCGAGCAGTTCACCAAAGTGGCGGCGGTGGAACTGGGCAAATACAAGATCCGGGTGAACTGCGTGGCGCCCGGGGCTATCGAGATCGAGCGCACCAAGCACGAAGCCGGAGACTACGGCGCCACCTGGTCGAAGCTGACGCCGCTGGCGCGGGTAGGTCTGCCTGTGGATATCGGCCACACGGTAGCCTATCTGGCGTCGAGCCACGCCGATTTCGTCACCGGCCAGACCATCTGGGTCGACGGCGGCCTATTTACGCGCCCTGCCTGGCCGTACGAGTGA
- the speA gene encoding biosynthetic arginine decarboxylase, with protein sequence MNLKLPDSPPVWEPSDRWTVVNAKELYDIDRWGKGYFSINDEGHVLVHPTAEPHKFVDLKKLVDTLVLRGIDPPILLRFPEILANQLSELNKVFLSAISEHNYQGQYRCVYPIKVNQQRQVVEEINKCGRQYGFGLEAGSKPELLAVAAIADNETPIICNGFKDDEYIEMCMLARKVGRDITPVVEKFTELELILKHAAAMGVRPAIGLRVKLASRGAGRWKSSGGYRSKFGLTVTEAVRALETLKAVGMEDCVKLLHFHLGSQITNIRHIKGAVIEAARVYVDLKKQGAGLEFLDVGGGLGIDYDGSQTDFESSVNYTLQEYANDIVYHIQNVCDEAEVQHPTIVTESGRAIAAYHSVLVFNVLGVSGFGEEEVPVELPDESEQPLIDLMESYKNMSSKNLLESFHDAQQALDSALNLFSLGYLPLKQRCVAENLYWLICRRILSMAKQLDVFPEDLEGLDAMLSDTYFCNFSLFQSMPDSWAVKQLFPIMPIHRLNQQPTRSAVLGDISCDSDGKVDQFIDRRDVKKTLPLHAVNGEAYYLGTFLVGAYQEILGDLHNLLGDTHAVHVRVNDQNQPVLEAVIRGDTVKEVLDYVQFNARDLLEQFRQDLETAVLRGKIGYEESGRLLKFYEDGLYGYTYLEDTHGA encoded by the coding sequence TTGAACCTGAAACTGCCAGACTCGCCCCCCGTGTGGGAGCCGTCCGACCGCTGGACTGTTGTCAACGCCAAGGAACTTTATGACATCGATCGTTGGGGGAAGGGCTACTTCTCGATCAACGACGAAGGTCACGTGCTGGTGCACCCAACGGCCGAGCCGCACAAATTCGTCGACCTCAAGAAACTGGTGGACACCCTGGTGCTGCGCGGCATTGACCCGCCCATTCTGCTGCGCTTCCCGGAGATCCTCGCCAACCAGCTCTCCGAGCTGAACAAGGTTTTCCTTTCGGCGATCAGCGAACACAACTACCAGGGCCAGTACCGCTGCGTGTACCCCATCAAGGTGAACCAGCAGCGGCAGGTAGTGGAAGAGATCAACAAGTGCGGCCGCCAGTACGGCTTCGGCCTGGAAGCCGGCTCGAAGCCGGAACTGCTGGCCGTGGCCGCAATCGCCGACAACGAGACGCCGATCATCTGCAACGGCTTCAAGGACGACGAGTACATCGAGATGTGCATGCTGGCCCGCAAAGTGGGCCGCGACATCACCCCCGTCGTCGAAAAGTTTACTGAGCTGGAACTGATCCTGAAGCACGCCGCCGCGATGGGCGTGCGGCCGGCCATCGGCCTGCGCGTGAAGCTGGCCAGCCGCGGTGCGGGGCGCTGGAAGTCTTCGGGCGGCTACCGTTCGAAGTTCGGCCTCACCGTGACCGAGGCCGTGCGCGCGCTGGAGACGCTGAAGGCCGTGGGCATGGAGGATTGCGTCAAGCTGCTCCATTTCCACCTGGGCAGCCAGATCACGAACATCCGCCACATCAAGGGCGCGGTGATCGAAGCGGCCCGCGTGTATGTCGACCTCAAAAAGCAGGGCGCGGGGCTGGAGTTCCTGGACGTCGGCGGCGGGCTGGGCATCGACTACGACGGCTCGCAGACGGACTTCGAGTCCAGCGTGAACTACACGCTGCAGGAGTACGCCAACGACATCGTCTATCACATCCAGAACGTGTGCGATGAAGCCGAGGTGCAGCACCCGACCATCGTCACGGAGAGCGGCCGCGCGATTGCGGCCTATCACAGCGTGCTGGTGTTCAACGTCCTGGGCGTGAGCGGCTTCGGCGAGGAAGAGGTTCCGGTGGAGTTGCCGGACGAATCCGAGCAGCCGCTGATCGACCTGATGGAGAGCTACAAGAACATGAGCTCGAAGAATCTGCTGGAGTCGTTCCACGACGCCCAGCAGGCTCTCGACTCAGCTTTGAACCTCTTCAGCCTGGGCTACCTGCCGTTGAAGCAGCGCTGCGTCGCTGAGAATCTCTACTGGCTGATCTGCCGGCGGATCCTCTCGATGGCGAAGCAGTTGGACGTCTTTCCGGAGGATCTGGAAGGGCTCGACGCCATGCTGTCGGACACGTACTTCTGCAACTTCTCGCTATTCCAGAGCATGCCGGATAGCTGGGCCGTGAAGCAACTGTTCCCGATCATGCCGATCCACCGGCTGAATCAGCAGCCGACGCGCAGCGCCGTGCTGGGCGATATTTCCTGCGACAGCGACGGCAAGGTGGACCAGTTCATCGACCGGCGCGACGTCAAGAAGACGCTGCCGCTGCATGCGGTGAACGGGGAGGCCTATTATCTGGGCACGTTCCTGGTGGGCGCGTACCAGGAGATCCTGGGCGACCTGCACAACCTGCTGGGCGACACACACGCCGTGCATGTGCGGGTGAACGACCAGAACCAGCCTGTGCTGGAGGCCGTGATCCGCGGGGATACGGTGAAGGAAGTTCTCGACTACGTGCAGTTCAACGCGAGAGACCTGCTGGAACAGTTCCGGCAGGATCTCGAGACGGCCGTGCTGCGCGGCAAGATCGGCTATGAGGAATCGGGCCGGCTGCTGAAGTTCTACGAGGACGGCCTGTACGGGTATACGTACCTCGAAGACACGCACGGGGCATAG
- a CDS encoding SIS domain-containing protein produces the protein MEFFTTYRNTLEATLNKLDLAKVEQAADWLREARDEGRQIFVCGNGGSAMTASHFVTDIVKGASFGRDKRFRAMALTDSLGTLTAYSNDVSYECVFVEQLKNFANPGDVVIAISGSGNSPNVLRALEYANSIGCKTIAMTGRDGGKLAPLAQVNILAAEPHMGRIEDVHMIVCHMLGYSFMDREMAKA, from the coding sequence ATGGAATTCTTCACCACCTATCGGAACACTCTCGAAGCCACGCTGAACAAGCTGGATCTCGCCAAGGTTGAACAGGCGGCCGACTGGCTGCGCGAAGCGCGCGACGAAGGCCGCCAGATCTTCGTCTGCGGCAACGGCGGCAGCGCCATGACGGCGTCGCACTTCGTCACCGACATTGTGAAAGGCGCCAGCTTCGGCCGCGACAAGCGGTTTCGCGCCATGGCGCTGACCGACTCGCTGGGCACGCTCACCGCCTATTCGAACGACGTGTCGTACGAGTGTGTCTTCGTCGAGCAGCTCAAGAACTTCGCCAACCCGGGCGATGTGGTCATCGCCATCAGCGGTTCAGGCAATTCGCCCAACGTGCTGCGCGCGCTGGAGTATGCCAACTCCATCGGGTGCAAGACCATCGCCATGACGGGCCGTGACGGCGGCAAACTGGCCCCGCTCGCGCAGGTCAACATCCTGGCCGCGGAGCCGCACATGGGCCGCATCGAGGACGTCCACATGATCGTGTGCCACATGCTGGGGTATTCGTTCATGGACCGGGAAATGGCCAAGGCCTAA
- a CDS encoding HAD family hydrolase, with translation MNPTLPQSLEILPGAGSASGAKVALFDFDGTLSLIRAGWADVMVPMMVEELASTKTGESEAELSAIVRDFVDRLTGKQTIYQMFELASQVEKRGGTPAEPLVYKRRYLDLLQERIADRLKELKEGGSKEKHMVPGSIELLELLRSRGMTLYLASGTDESYMKAEADLLGVTPYFNGGVFGALDDYKSFSKKILIERIIAGAECDGHEILGFGDGYVEIENVKSVGGVAVGVATDEGECLVIDGWKRNRLAGVGADYIVPNYLGLSELSRHLFPA, from the coding sequence ATGAACCCTACTCTTCCGCAATCATTAGAAATCCTGCCCGGCGCCGGCTCAGCCTCAGGCGCCAAAGTCGCACTCTTTGATTTCGACGGTACGCTCTCGCTCATCCGGGCCGGCTGGGCCGACGTCATGGTGCCGATGATGGTGGAGGAACTCGCCTCCACGAAGACCGGCGAAAGCGAGGCGGAGCTTTCCGCCATCGTCCGCGATTTCGTCGACCGTCTCACGGGCAAGCAAACCATTTATCAGATGTTCGAGCTGGCCAGCCAGGTGGAAAAGCGCGGCGGCACGCCGGCTGAACCGCTCGTCTACAAGCGCCGCTATCTCGACCTGCTTCAGGAGCGCATTGCCGATCGCCTGAAGGAGCTCAAAGAGGGCGGTTCGAAGGAAAAGCACATGGTGCCCGGCTCGATTGAGCTGCTGGAACTGCTGCGCAGCCGTGGCATGACGCTGTATCTTGCCAGCGGCACGGACGAGAGCTACATGAAGGCGGAAGCCGACCTGCTGGGGGTCACGCCTTACTTCAACGGCGGCGTCTTCGGCGCCCTTGACGACTACAAGAGCTTCTCCAAGAAGATCCTGATTGAGCGCATCATCGCCGGCGCCGAGTGCGACGGCCATGAGATCCTCGGCTTCGGCGATGGCTATGTCGAGATCGAGAACGTGAAATCGGTGGGCGGCGTAGCCGTTGGTGTCGCTACCGACGAAGGCGAGTGCCTGGTGATCGACGGCTGGAAACGCAACCGCCTGGCCGGCGTCGGTGCGGACTATATCGTGCCGAACTACCTCGGCCTGTCCGAGCTGAGCCGCCATCTCTTCCCCGCCTAG